Proteins encoded within one genomic window of Balaenoptera musculus isolate JJ_BM4_2016_0621 chromosome 12, mBalMus1.pri.v3, whole genome shotgun sequence:
- the DSE gene encoding dermatan-sulfate epimerase isoform X2 gives MRTHTRGAPSVFFIYLFCFVSAYVTDENTEVMIPFMNANYDSHPMLYFSRAEVAKLQLRAASSHEHIAARLTEAVHTMLSSPLEYLPPWDPKEYSARWNEIYGNNLGALAMFCVLYPENIEARDMAKDYMERMAAQPSWLVKDAPWDEVPLAHSLVGFATAYDFLYNYLSKTQQERFLEVIANASGYMYETSYRRGWGFQYLHNHQPTNCMALLTGSLVLMNQGFQRTVAIADSNYNWFYGPESQLVFLDKFVMRNGSGNWLADQIRRNRVMEGPGTPSKGQRWCTLHTEFLWYDASLKSVPPPDFGTPALHYFEDWGVVTYGSALPAEINRSFLSFKSGKLGGRAIYDIVHRNKYKDWIKGWRNFNAGHEHPDQNSFTFAPNGVPFITEALYGPKYTFFNNVLMFSPAVSKSCFSPWEGQVTEDCSSKWSKYKHDLAASCQGRVVAAVEKNGVVFIRGEGVGAYNPQLRLKNVQRNLMLLHPQLLLLVDQIHLGEDSPLETAASFFHNVDFSFEETVVDGVHGAFIRQRDGLYKMYWMDDTGYSEKGTFASVTYPRGYPYNGTNYVNVTTHLRSPITRAAYLFIGPSVDVQSFSIHGDSQQLDVFIATSEHAYATYLWTGETTEQLALAQVIADRQKILFDRSSAVKSTVVPEVKDYAAVVEQNLQHFKPVFQLLEKQILSRVRNTASFRKTAERLLRFSDKRQTEEAIDRIFAISQQQQQSKSKKNRRAGKRYKFVDAVPDIFAQIEVNEKKIRQKAQILAQKELPIDEDEEMKDLLDFADVTYEKHKNGDLMKGRFGQARMVTTTRSRAPALSASYTRLFLILNIAIFFVMLAMQLTYFQRAQSLHGQRCLYAVLLIDSCILLWLYSSCSQSQC, from the exons ATGAGGACTCACACACGGGGGGCTCCCAgtgtgtttttcatatatttattttgctttgtgtcAGCCTACGTCACCGACGAGAACACAGAAGTCATGATTCCCTTTATGAATGCCAACTACGACAGCCATCCAATGCTGTACTTCTCCAGGGCAGAGGTGGCCAAGCTCCAGCTCAGGGCTGCCAGCTCCCACGAGCACATTGCCGCCCGGCTCACTGAGGCCGTGCACACCATGCTGTCCAGCCCCTTGGAGTACCTCCCTCCCTGGGATCCCAAGGAGTACAGCGCCCGCTGGAATGAAATTTACGGCAACAACTTGGGGGCCTTGGCCATGTTCTGCGTGCTGTATCCTGAGAACATTGAAGCCCGAGATATGGCCAAAGACTACATGGAGAGGATGGCAGCTCAGCCTAGTTG GTTGGTGAAAGATGCTCCTTGGGATGAAGTCCCGCTTGCTCACTCCCTGGTTGGTTTTGCCACTGCCTATGACTTCTTGTACAACTACCTGAGCAAGACACAACAGGAGAGGTTTCTTGAAGTGATTGCCAATGCTTCGGGATATATGTATGAAACTTCATACAGGAGAGGATGGGGATTTCAATACCTGCACAACCATCAGCCCACCAACTGCATGGCCTTGCTCACAGGAAGCCTAGTCCTGATGAATCAAG GGTTTCAAAGAACTGTGGCTATTGCAGACTCAAATTACAACTGGTTTTATGGTCCAGAAAGCCAATTAGTGTTCCTGGATAAATTTGTCATGCGTAACGGCAGTGGTAACTGGTTGGCTGACCAGATCAGAAGGAACCGTGTGATGGAAGGTCCAGGGACGCCTTCCAAAGGGCAGCGCTGGTGTACGCTTCACACAGAATTTCTCTG GTATGATGCCAGCTTGAAATCTGTCCCCCCTCCAGATTTTGGCACCCCAGCATTGCATTATTTTGAAGACTGGGGTGTTGTGACTTATGGAAGTGCGCTGCCTGCAGAAATCAATagatctttcctttccttcaagtCAGGAAAACTTGGGGGACGTGCAATATATGACATTGTCCacagaaacaaatacaaagaCTGGATCAAAGGCTGGAGAAATTTTAACGCAGGCCATGAACATCCTGATCAAAActcctttacttttgctcccaaCGGTGTGCCTTTCATTACTGAGGCTCTCTATGGGCCAAAGTATACCTTCTTCAACAATGTTTTGATGTTTTCCCCAGCTGTGTCCAAGAGCTGCTTTTCTCCCTGGGAAGGTCAGGTCACAGAAGACTGTTCATCAAAATGGTCTAAATACAAGCATGACCTGGCAGCTAGCTGTCAGGGGAGAGTGGTTGCTGCAGTGGAGAAAAATGGGGTGGTTTTCATCCGAGGAGAGGGTGTGGGCGCTTATAACCCCCAGCTCCGTCTGAAGAACGTTCAGAGGAATCTGATGCTCCTGCATCCACAGCTTCTCCTCCTTGTGGATCAGATACACCTGGGAGAGGACAGCCCCTTGGAGACGGCAGCAAGCTTCTTCCACaatgtggatttttcttttgagGAGACAGTGGTAGATGGGGTCCATGGGGCTTTCATCAGGCAGCGAGATGGTCTCTATAAAATGTACTGGATGGATGATACCGGCTACAGTGAGAAAGGAACCTTTGCTTCAGTGACATACCCTCGGGGCTATCCCTACAACGGGACCAACTATGTGAATGTCACCACACACCTCCGAAGTCCCATCACCAGGGCAGCTTACCTCTTCATAGGGCCCTCCGTAGATGTCCAGAGCTTCAGCATCCACGGAGACTCTCAGCAACTGGATGTGTTCATAGCCACCAGCGAGCATGCCTACGCCACTTACCTGTGGACAGGTGAGACTACAGAACAGTTGGCCTTGGCACAGGTCATTGCCGACCGTCAGAAAATTCTGTTTGACCGGAGTTCGGCCGTCAAGAGCACCGTGGTCCCTGAGGTGAAGGACTACGCCGCTGTTGTGGAACAGAACCTGCAGCATTTTAAGCCAGTGTTCCAGCTGCTGGAGAAGCAGATCCTGTCCCGAGTCCGGAACACAGCCAGCTTTAGGAAGACTGCTGAGCGCCTGCTGAGATTTTCAGATAAGAGACAGACCGAGGAGGCCATCGACAGAATTTTTGCCAtatcacagcagcagcagcaaagcaAGTCCAAGAAAAACCGAAGGGCAGGCAAGCGCTATAAATTTGTGGATGCCGTCCCTGATATTTTTGCACAGATTGAAGTCAATGAGAAGAAGATTCGACAGAAAGCTCAGATTTTGGCACAGAAAGAGCTGCCCAtagatgaagatgaagaaatgaaagaccttttagattttgcagatgtaacaTATGAGAAACACAAAAATGGTGATTTGATGAAAGGCCGGTTTGGACAGGCTCGGATGGTGACGACGACTCGCAGCAGAGCCCCAGCACTGTCTGCTTCGTATACCAGGCTGTTCCTGATTCTGAACATCGCTATTTTCTTTGTCATGTTGGCAATGCAACTGACTTATTTCCAGAGGGCCCAGAGCCTACATGGCCAAAGATGTCTTTATGCAGTCCTTCTAATAGATAGCTGTATTTTATTATGGTTGTACTCTTCTTGTTCCCAATCCCAGTGTTAG
- the DSE gene encoding dermatan-sulfate epimerase isoform X5 codes for MGISIPAQPSAHQLHGLAHRKPSPDESRYDASLKSVPPPDFGTPALHYFEDWGVVTYGSALPAEINRSFLSFKSGKLGGRAIYDIVHRNKYKDWIKGWRNFNAGHEHPDQNSFTFAPNGVPFITEALYGPKYTFFNNVLMFSPAVSKSCFSPWEGQVTEDCSSKWSKYKHDLAASCQGRVVAAVEKNGVVFIRGEGVGAYNPQLRLKNVQRNLMLLHPQLLLLVDQIHLGEDSPLETAASFFHNVDFSFEETVVDGVHGAFIRQRDGLYKMYWMDDTGYSEKGTFASVTYPRGYPYNGTNYVNVTTHLRSPITRAAYLFIGPSVDVQSFSIHGDSQQLDVFIATSEHAYATYLWTGETTEQLALAQVIADRQKILFDRSSAVKSTVVPEVKDYAAVVEQNLQHFKPVFQLLEKQILSRVRNTASFRKTAERLLRFSDKRQTEEAIDRIFAISQQQQQSKSKKNRRAGKRYKFVDAVPDIFAQIEVNEKKIRQKAQILAQKELPIDEDEEMKDLLDFADVTYEKHKNGDLMKGRFGQARMVTTTRSRAPALSASYTRLFLILNIAIFFVMLAMQLTYFQRAQSLHGQRCLYAVLLIDSCILLWLYSSCSQSQC; via the exons ATGGGGATTTCAATACCTGCACAACCATCAGCCCACCAACTGCATGGCCTTGCTCACAGGAAGCCTAGTCCTGATGAATCAAG GTATGATGCCAGCTTGAAATCTGTCCCCCCTCCAGATTTTGGCACCCCAGCATTGCATTATTTTGAAGACTGGGGTGTTGTGACTTATGGAAGTGCGCTGCCTGCAGAAATCAATagatctttcctttccttcaagtCAGGAAAACTTGGGGGACGTGCAATATATGACATTGTCCacagaaacaaatacaaagaCTGGATCAAAGGCTGGAGAAATTTTAACGCAGGCCATGAACATCCTGATCAAAActcctttacttttgctcccaaCGGTGTGCCTTTCATTACTGAGGCTCTCTATGGGCCAAAGTATACCTTCTTCAACAATGTTTTGATGTTTTCCCCAGCTGTGTCCAAGAGCTGCTTTTCTCCCTGGGAAGGTCAGGTCACAGAAGACTGTTCATCAAAATGGTCTAAATACAAGCATGACCTGGCAGCTAGCTGTCAGGGGAGAGTGGTTGCTGCAGTGGAGAAAAATGGGGTGGTTTTCATCCGAGGAGAGGGTGTGGGCGCTTATAACCCCCAGCTCCGTCTGAAGAACGTTCAGAGGAATCTGATGCTCCTGCATCCACAGCTTCTCCTCCTTGTGGATCAGATACACCTGGGAGAGGACAGCCCCTTGGAGACGGCAGCAAGCTTCTTCCACaatgtggatttttcttttgagGAGACAGTGGTAGATGGGGTCCATGGGGCTTTCATCAGGCAGCGAGATGGTCTCTATAAAATGTACTGGATGGATGATACCGGCTACAGTGAGAAAGGAACCTTTGCTTCAGTGACATACCCTCGGGGCTATCCCTACAACGGGACCAACTATGTGAATGTCACCACACACCTCCGAAGTCCCATCACCAGGGCAGCTTACCTCTTCATAGGGCCCTCCGTAGATGTCCAGAGCTTCAGCATCCACGGAGACTCTCAGCAACTGGATGTGTTCATAGCCACCAGCGAGCATGCCTACGCCACTTACCTGTGGACAGGTGAGACTACAGAACAGTTGGCCTTGGCACAGGTCATTGCCGACCGTCAGAAAATTCTGTTTGACCGGAGTTCGGCCGTCAAGAGCACCGTGGTCCCTGAGGTGAAGGACTACGCCGCTGTTGTGGAACAGAACCTGCAGCATTTTAAGCCAGTGTTCCAGCTGCTGGAGAAGCAGATCCTGTCCCGAGTCCGGAACACAGCCAGCTTTAGGAAGACTGCTGAGCGCCTGCTGAGATTTTCAGATAAGAGACAGACCGAGGAGGCCATCGACAGAATTTTTGCCAtatcacagcagcagcagcaaagcaAGTCCAAGAAAAACCGAAGGGCAGGCAAGCGCTATAAATTTGTGGATGCCGTCCCTGATATTTTTGCACAGATTGAAGTCAATGAGAAGAAGATTCGACAGAAAGCTCAGATTTTGGCACAGAAAGAGCTGCCCAtagatgaagatgaagaaatgaaagaccttttagattttgcagatgtaacaTATGAGAAACACAAAAATGGTGATTTGATGAAAGGCCGGTTTGGACAGGCTCGGATGGTGACGACGACTCGCAGCAGAGCCCCAGCACTGTCTGCTTCGTATACCAGGCTGTTCCTGATTCTGAACATCGCTATTTTCTTTGTCATGTTGGCAATGCAACTGACTTATTTCCAGAGGGCCCAGAGCCTACATGGCCAAAGATGTCTTTATGCAGTCCTTCTAATAGATAGCTGTATTTTATTATGGTTGTACTCTTCTTGTTCCCAATCCCAGTGTTAG
- the DSE gene encoding dermatan-sulfate epimerase isoform X1, whose amino-acid sequence MRTHTRGAPSVFFIYLFCFVSAYVTDENTEVMIPFMNANYDSHPMLYFSRAEVAKLQLRAASSHEHIAARLTEAVHTMLSSPLEYLPPWDPKEYSARWNEIYGNNLGALAMFCVLYPENIEARDMAKDYMERMAAQPSWLVKDAPWDEVPLAHSLVGFATAYDFLYNYLSKTQQERFLEVIANASGYMYETSYRRGWGFQYLHNHQPTNCMALLTGSLVLMNQGYLQEAYLWTKQVLTIMEKSLVLLREVTDGSLYEGVAYGSYTTRSLFQYMFLVQRHFDINHFGHPWLKQHFAFMYRTILPGFQRTVAIADSNYNWFYGPESQLVFLDKFVMRNGSGNWLADQIRRNRVMEGPGTPSKGQRWCTLHTEFLWYDASLKSVPPPDFGTPALHYFEDWGVVTYGSALPAEINRSFLSFKSGKLGGRAIYDIVHRNKYKDWIKGWRNFNAGHEHPDQNSFTFAPNGVPFITEALYGPKYTFFNNVLMFSPAVSKSCFSPWEGQVTEDCSSKWSKYKHDLAASCQGRVVAAVEKNGVVFIRGEGVGAYNPQLRLKNVQRNLMLLHPQLLLLVDQIHLGEDSPLETAASFFHNVDFSFEETVVDGVHGAFIRQRDGLYKMYWMDDTGYSEKGTFASVTYPRGYPYNGTNYVNVTTHLRSPITRAAYLFIGPSVDVQSFSIHGDSQQLDVFIATSEHAYATYLWTGETTEQLALAQVIADRQKILFDRSSAVKSTVVPEVKDYAAVVEQNLQHFKPVFQLLEKQILSRVRNTASFRKTAERLLRFSDKRQTEEAIDRIFAISQQQQQSKSKKNRRAGKRYKFVDAVPDIFAQIEVNEKKIRQKAQILAQKELPIDEDEEMKDLLDFADVTYEKHKNGDLMKGRFGQARMVTTTRSRAPALSASYTRLFLILNIAIFFVMLAMQLTYFQRAQSLHGQRCLYAVLLIDSCILLWLYSSCSQSQC is encoded by the exons ATGAGGACTCACACACGGGGGGCTCCCAgtgtgtttttcatatatttattttgctttgtgtcAGCCTACGTCACCGACGAGAACACAGAAGTCATGATTCCCTTTATGAATGCCAACTACGACAGCCATCCAATGCTGTACTTCTCCAGGGCAGAGGTGGCCAAGCTCCAGCTCAGGGCTGCCAGCTCCCACGAGCACATTGCCGCCCGGCTCACTGAGGCCGTGCACACCATGCTGTCCAGCCCCTTGGAGTACCTCCCTCCCTGGGATCCCAAGGAGTACAGCGCCCGCTGGAATGAAATTTACGGCAACAACTTGGGGGCCTTGGCCATGTTCTGCGTGCTGTATCCTGAGAACATTGAAGCCCGAGATATGGCCAAAGACTACATGGAGAGGATGGCAGCTCAGCCTAGTTG GTTGGTGAAAGATGCTCCTTGGGATGAAGTCCCGCTTGCTCACTCCCTGGTTGGTTTTGCCACTGCCTATGACTTCTTGTACAACTACCTGAGCAAGACACAACAGGAGAGGTTTCTTGAAGTGATTGCCAATGCTTCGGGATATATGTATGAAACTTCATACAGGAGAGGATGGGGATTTCAATACCTGCACAACCATCAGCCCACCAACTGCATGGCCTTGCTCACAGGAAGCCTAGTCCTGATGAATCAAG GGTATCTTCAAGAAGCTTACTTATGGACCAAACAAGTTCTGACCATCATGGAGAAGTCTCTTGTCTTGCTCCGAGAGGTGACAGACGGCTCTCTCTATGAAGGAGTTGCATATGGCAGCTACACCACTAGATCACTCTTCCAGTATATGTTTCTTGTTCAGAGGCACTTTGACATCAACCACTTTGGCCACCCGTGGCTTAAACAACACTTTGCATTTATGTATAGAACCATCCTGCCAG GGTTTCAAAGAACTGTGGCTATTGCAGACTCAAATTACAACTGGTTTTATGGTCCAGAAAGCCAATTAGTGTTCCTGGATAAATTTGTCATGCGTAACGGCAGTGGTAACTGGTTGGCTGACCAGATCAGAAGGAACCGTGTGATGGAAGGTCCAGGGACGCCTTCCAAAGGGCAGCGCTGGTGTACGCTTCACACAGAATTTCTCTG GTATGATGCCAGCTTGAAATCTGTCCCCCCTCCAGATTTTGGCACCCCAGCATTGCATTATTTTGAAGACTGGGGTGTTGTGACTTATGGAAGTGCGCTGCCTGCAGAAATCAATagatctttcctttccttcaagtCAGGAAAACTTGGGGGACGTGCAATATATGACATTGTCCacagaaacaaatacaaagaCTGGATCAAAGGCTGGAGAAATTTTAACGCAGGCCATGAACATCCTGATCAAAActcctttacttttgctcccaaCGGTGTGCCTTTCATTACTGAGGCTCTCTATGGGCCAAAGTATACCTTCTTCAACAATGTTTTGATGTTTTCCCCAGCTGTGTCCAAGAGCTGCTTTTCTCCCTGGGAAGGTCAGGTCACAGAAGACTGTTCATCAAAATGGTCTAAATACAAGCATGACCTGGCAGCTAGCTGTCAGGGGAGAGTGGTTGCTGCAGTGGAGAAAAATGGGGTGGTTTTCATCCGAGGAGAGGGTGTGGGCGCTTATAACCCCCAGCTCCGTCTGAAGAACGTTCAGAGGAATCTGATGCTCCTGCATCCACAGCTTCTCCTCCTTGTGGATCAGATACACCTGGGAGAGGACAGCCCCTTGGAGACGGCAGCAAGCTTCTTCCACaatgtggatttttcttttgagGAGACAGTGGTAGATGGGGTCCATGGGGCTTTCATCAGGCAGCGAGATGGTCTCTATAAAATGTACTGGATGGATGATACCGGCTACAGTGAGAAAGGAACCTTTGCTTCAGTGACATACCCTCGGGGCTATCCCTACAACGGGACCAACTATGTGAATGTCACCACACACCTCCGAAGTCCCATCACCAGGGCAGCTTACCTCTTCATAGGGCCCTCCGTAGATGTCCAGAGCTTCAGCATCCACGGAGACTCTCAGCAACTGGATGTGTTCATAGCCACCAGCGAGCATGCCTACGCCACTTACCTGTGGACAGGTGAGACTACAGAACAGTTGGCCTTGGCACAGGTCATTGCCGACCGTCAGAAAATTCTGTTTGACCGGAGTTCGGCCGTCAAGAGCACCGTGGTCCCTGAGGTGAAGGACTACGCCGCTGTTGTGGAACAGAACCTGCAGCATTTTAAGCCAGTGTTCCAGCTGCTGGAGAAGCAGATCCTGTCCCGAGTCCGGAACACAGCCAGCTTTAGGAAGACTGCTGAGCGCCTGCTGAGATTTTCAGATAAGAGACAGACCGAGGAGGCCATCGACAGAATTTTTGCCAtatcacagcagcagcagcaaagcaAGTCCAAGAAAAACCGAAGGGCAGGCAAGCGCTATAAATTTGTGGATGCCGTCCCTGATATTTTTGCACAGATTGAAGTCAATGAGAAGAAGATTCGACAGAAAGCTCAGATTTTGGCACAGAAAGAGCTGCCCAtagatgaagatgaagaaatgaaagaccttttagattttgcagatgtaacaTATGAGAAACACAAAAATGGTGATTTGATGAAAGGCCGGTTTGGACAGGCTCGGATGGTGACGACGACTCGCAGCAGAGCCCCAGCACTGTCTGCTTCGTATACCAGGCTGTTCCTGATTCTGAACATCGCTATTTTCTTTGTCATGTTGGCAATGCAACTGACTTATTTCCAGAGGGCCCAGAGCCTACATGGCCAAAGATGTCTTTATGCAGTCCTTCTAATAGATAGCTGTATTTTATTATGGTTGTACTCTTCTTGTTCCCAATCCCAGTGTTAG
- the DSE gene encoding dermatan-sulfate epimerase isoform X3: MTLIRRPTFKDKAFSSPSKDWLVKDAPWDEVPLAHSLVGFATAYDFLYNYLSKTQQERFLEVIANASGYMYETSYRRGWGFQYLHNHQPTNCMALLTGSLVLMNQGYLQEAYLWTKQVLTIMEKSLVLLREVTDGSLYEGVAYGSYTTRSLFQYMFLVQRHFDINHFGHPWLKQHFAFMYRTILPGFQRTVAIADSNYNWFYGPESQLVFLDKFVMRNGSGNWLADQIRRNRVMEGPGTPSKGQRWCTLHTEFLWYDASLKSVPPPDFGTPALHYFEDWGVVTYGSALPAEINRSFLSFKSGKLGGRAIYDIVHRNKYKDWIKGWRNFNAGHEHPDQNSFTFAPNGVPFITEALYGPKYTFFNNVLMFSPAVSKSCFSPWEGQVTEDCSSKWSKYKHDLAASCQGRVVAAVEKNGVVFIRGEGVGAYNPQLRLKNVQRNLMLLHPQLLLLVDQIHLGEDSPLETAASFFHNVDFSFEETVVDGVHGAFIRQRDGLYKMYWMDDTGYSEKGTFASVTYPRGYPYNGTNYVNVTTHLRSPITRAAYLFIGPSVDVQSFSIHGDSQQLDVFIATSEHAYATYLWTGETTEQLALAQVIADRQKILFDRSSAVKSTVVPEVKDYAAVVEQNLQHFKPVFQLLEKQILSRVRNTASFRKTAERLLRFSDKRQTEEAIDRIFAISQQQQQSKSKKNRRAGKRYKFVDAVPDIFAQIEVNEKKIRQKAQILAQKELPIDEDEEMKDLLDFADVTYEKHKNGDLMKGRFGQARMVTTTRSRAPALSASYTRLFLILNIAIFFVMLAMQLTYFQRAQSLHGQRCLYAVLLIDSCILLWLYSSCSQSQC, encoded by the exons ATGACACTGATCCGTAGACCCACATTCAAAGACAAGGCTTTTAGCTCCCCCTCAAAAGATTG GTTGGTGAAAGATGCTCCTTGGGATGAAGTCCCGCTTGCTCACTCCCTGGTTGGTTTTGCCACTGCCTATGACTTCTTGTACAACTACCTGAGCAAGACACAACAGGAGAGGTTTCTTGAAGTGATTGCCAATGCTTCGGGATATATGTATGAAACTTCATACAGGAGAGGATGGGGATTTCAATACCTGCACAACCATCAGCCCACCAACTGCATGGCCTTGCTCACAGGAAGCCTAGTCCTGATGAATCAAG GGTATCTTCAAGAAGCTTACTTATGGACCAAACAAGTTCTGACCATCATGGAGAAGTCTCTTGTCTTGCTCCGAGAGGTGACAGACGGCTCTCTCTATGAAGGAGTTGCATATGGCAGCTACACCACTAGATCACTCTTCCAGTATATGTTTCTTGTTCAGAGGCACTTTGACATCAACCACTTTGGCCACCCGTGGCTTAAACAACACTTTGCATTTATGTATAGAACCATCCTGCCAG GGTTTCAAAGAACTGTGGCTATTGCAGACTCAAATTACAACTGGTTTTATGGTCCAGAAAGCCAATTAGTGTTCCTGGATAAATTTGTCATGCGTAACGGCAGTGGTAACTGGTTGGCTGACCAGATCAGAAGGAACCGTGTGATGGAAGGTCCAGGGACGCCTTCCAAAGGGCAGCGCTGGTGTACGCTTCACACAGAATTTCTCTG GTATGATGCCAGCTTGAAATCTGTCCCCCCTCCAGATTTTGGCACCCCAGCATTGCATTATTTTGAAGACTGGGGTGTTGTGACTTATGGAAGTGCGCTGCCTGCAGAAATCAATagatctttcctttccttcaagtCAGGAAAACTTGGGGGACGTGCAATATATGACATTGTCCacagaaacaaatacaaagaCTGGATCAAAGGCTGGAGAAATTTTAACGCAGGCCATGAACATCCTGATCAAAActcctttacttttgctcccaaCGGTGTGCCTTTCATTACTGAGGCTCTCTATGGGCCAAAGTATACCTTCTTCAACAATGTTTTGATGTTTTCCCCAGCTGTGTCCAAGAGCTGCTTTTCTCCCTGGGAAGGTCAGGTCACAGAAGACTGTTCATCAAAATGGTCTAAATACAAGCATGACCTGGCAGCTAGCTGTCAGGGGAGAGTGGTTGCTGCAGTGGAGAAAAATGGGGTGGTTTTCATCCGAGGAGAGGGTGTGGGCGCTTATAACCCCCAGCTCCGTCTGAAGAACGTTCAGAGGAATCTGATGCTCCTGCATCCACAGCTTCTCCTCCTTGTGGATCAGATACACCTGGGAGAGGACAGCCCCTTGGAGACGGCAGCAAGCTTCTTCCACaatgtggatttttcttttgagGAGACAGTGGTAGATGGGGTCCATGGGGCTTTCATCAGGCAGCGAGATGGTCTCTATAAAATGTACTGGATGGATGATACCGGCTACAGTGAGAAAGGAACCTTTGCTTCAGTGACATACCCTCGGGGCTATCCCTACAACGGGACCAACTATGTGAATGTCACCACACACCTCCGAAGTCCCATCACCAGGGCAGCTTACCTCTTCATAGGGCCCTCCGTAGATGTCCAGAGCTTCAGCATCCACGGAGACTCTCAGCAACTGGATGTGTTCATAGCCACCAGCGAGCATGCCTACGCCACTTACCTGTGGACAGGTGAGACTACAGAACAGTTGGCCTTGGCACAGGTCATTGCCGACCGTCAGAAAATTCTGTTTGACCGGAGTTCGGCCGTCAAGAGCACCGTGGTCCCTGAGGTGAAGGACTACGCCGCTGTTGTGGAACAGAACCTGCAGCATTTTAAGCCAGTGTTCCAGCTGCTGGAGAAGCAGATCCTGTCCCGAGTCCGGAACACAGCCAGCTTTAGGAAGACTGCTGAGCGCCTGCTGAGATTTTCAGATAAGAGACAGACCGAGGAGGCCATCGACAGAATTTTTGCCAtatcacagcagcagcagcaaagcaAGTCCAAGAAAAACCGAAGGGCAGGCAAGCGCTATAAATTTGTGGATGCCGTCCCTGATATTTTTGCACAGATTGAAGTCAATGAGAAGAAGATTCGACAGAAAGCTCAGATTTTGGCACAGAAAGAGCTGCCCAtagatgaagatgaagaaatgaaagaccttttagattttgcagatgtaacaTATGAGAAACACAAAAATGGTGATTTGATGAAAGGCCGGTTTGGACAGGCTCGGATGGTGACGACGACTCGCAGCAGAGCCCCAGCACTGTCTGCTTCGTATACCAGGCTGTTCCTGATTCTGAACATCGCTATTTTCTTTGTCATGTTGGCAATGCAACTGACTTATTTCCAGAGGGCCCAGAGCCTACATGGCCAAAGATGTCTTTATGCAGTCCTTCTAATAGATAGCTGTATTTTATTATGGTTGTACTCTTCTTGTTCCCAATCCCAGTGTTAG